The following DNA comes from Spirulina major PCC 6313.
TTTGAGAATATCTTCACCGCGATCGACAATGCGGATTTTACCGCGATCGCCCAACCGATCCGCCAATTTACAAGCCAATTCCACGCCGCTATAGCCCCCCCCCACAATCACGACGCGGATCGGGTCGGTTTTGTCCTGTTCAAGCTGGCGTAATTTTTGTTGGAGGTGGGAGGCATCGCCTAGGGTACGGAAGGGCAGGGCGTGTTCTTTCACGCCGGGAATGCCATCAACGGGGGTTTTGCCACCGAGGGCAACGACGAGGCGATCGCAGGTCAACGATGGTTGATCCGCCAATTCAACGGTTTTCGTCGCCAGGTCAATCCCCGTAATCGTGCCTTGTCGAAAGGTGATGCCAGTGTTGGCAAAGACTTCTTCATAGGGCGGGGCCACTTCCCAGGTTTGCATTTCCCCCGTCACGAGTTCATAGAGCAACGGCGAAAACACAAAGCGATCGTTTTTATCGATCAGCACAATTTCCGGACGCGCTGATCCGTTCCATTGCAGTTGATTGAGGCGCAAAGCGGTATACAACCCCCCAAAGCCCCCGCCAAGAATACCGATACGAATTGGCTGTTTGCTCATCTTTACCGCAGACAGGTTTTCATCTCTTAGGATAAGACACACCGCTAAATCTCGGCCAGACGATGATCGACCCTGACCGATTGATCGGGTCGTCTAGAGAGGATCTGGCGCAATCCCAACGCAGATCGAGACTAGCCCAGAGCTTAAACCTTTGGGTTTTCAGGGTTGAACATTCCCTATGATCGTGCTAACCAGGGGGCGGTTTGGTTCCATTGGCCGGTAAAGACGAAATCCGTTAGGGGTTTGCGGCTGCGGGGGGCGGCTTCGCGCTGTTGGAGTTGCTCCGTGGGCAGTTGGCGCAGTTCGCCTTGATAGCCGACGGCGATCGCCGTCACCGGGTCGTAACTGGGGGGGATTTGGTAGAGTTCGCGGGCGCGATCGGGGTCGAAGCCGCCCATGGCGTGGACAACCAGGTCGAGGGCGGTGGCTTGGGTGGCGAGGTTGGCGATCGCTGCCCCTAGGTCGTGATATCCATGGCGGTTCTCGTTACCATTGCGGGCAAAGGTGCGCGATGCCACCCCAATCATCAGCACCGAAGCGGCTTTGGCCCAGGATTGATTAGCTTCGACGATGCAACTGAACATCCGTTCAAATTCGGCGGGTTGATCGGCGGTGGCGACCAAGAAAAACCACGGTTGCTCGTTATAACAAGAGGCGGCCCAGCGAGCCGCTTCGAGGAGGCTGCCGAGTTTGGCGGGTTCAACGGGGCGAGGGTCAAAGGCGAGGGGACTCCAGCGATCGCGAATCAGGGGATGGATCGGGTAGGTGGTTTCAGTGGGCTTCGGCATCATGGCAGCACCTTGTACTAGCAACAATCAACCATTATGCCAGGAGAACTTGAGGTTCCAGAGCCTAGGTAAAATGGACATACACTTGCGATCGTTGCGCAAACCCGGCACAACTACAGAACGAAACAATGACGAATCCGGCGCAATCCTATCACTACACCGATGCCCAAGTTTCCGTTTGGTTACGGGGACTGCTGACCATTGCCTGGGCTGACGGTCACTTTGACCCCGAAGAACAAGACCTGATTACCCAACTCACCCAAGACGATCTTGCCCCCGCCACGGATCTCGGTGATCTCAAACCCATTTCCGCCGCTGAACTGGCCCAAACCCTAGGCGACGACCCCACCACCGCAGAAAACTTCATGCGGACTGCCGTGATGATGGCCCTGGCCAATGGGGTCTATTCCATCGAAGAGTCGAAGGTGGTCAACGGGTTTCTCGCGGCCCTCGGCTTAGAAGTGGATGCCCTCAAGTCGCTAGAACATACTCTCTATGATCCGGAGAAACATGATCTTCAGGCCGATGATGCGTTTGTGGATGAAGCCTTGACCGAGGAAATTACCAAAGCGAAAACGCCGAAATCTGGTCACCCGCCCAAACCGGCCATTGATCCCCTCCATCCGGTGCGCGATTGGCTTGATGGGATGGATATGCACGATCCACGGGTGGCGCGATTTATCTGTAAGATGGTTCCGCCTCAATGCCCCTTTGAGCGCGATGTGGTGCTTTTTGGCCACAAAATCGTCCATATTCCGCCGATGTGTAAGATTAATCCGCTCTATGAACAGCTTGTGGGCTTGCGGTTCCGGGCTTTGTCCTATCTGGCTGATGACCAGGGCGAGGATATTACTCCGTATATTTAAAAATCACCCCGTATATTGAGGGGTGAACGCGATGAGATGAGGGGGAATGATGAGTCGGATTGGTGTGGTGACAATTGGCCGGAATGAGGGCGATCGCCTCATCCGGTGTCTTCAGTCGTTGCGCGATCGCTTGCCGGACGATGTGCCGATTGTTTATGTGGATTCGGGATCAACGGATGACAGCATGGCCCGTGCCGCAGCCCTCGGTGTGCGCACCATTGCCCTAGATTTGTCGATTCCCTTCACCGCCGCCCGCAGCCGTAACACGGGGTTTTATCGCCTCCTAGAGACTGATCCCGACCTCGACTATGTGCAGTTTTTAGACGGCGATTGTGAATTGATGGCGGGCTGGATCGAGGCGGCGATCGCGCACCTCGACGCGAATCCCGATTGTGCGATCGTCTGTGGTCGTCGTCGCGAACGCTTCCCCGATACCTCCCCCTACAATCGCCTCGCTGACATGGAATGGAATACCCCCGTGGGCCCCGCCCCTGCCTGCGGTGGCGATTCCCTCGCCCGCGTCAAAGCCCTCCAAGGGGTGAATGGATTTAACCCGCGCCTGATCTGTGGTGAAGAGCCGGAGATGTGCATTCGTCTCCGTCAACAGGGCTGGACAATTTTTCGCCTTGACGTAGATATGACCCTCCACGATGCGGCAATGACCCAATTTAAGCAATTTTGGAAGCGATCGGTGCGGGGCGGCTGGGCGGTGGCCGAAGGCTATGTGATGTATGGCCAACCGCCGGAACAGTATATGCAACGGCAATACAAAAGCGGCTGGCTCTGGGGGATCGTGGTTCCCCTGCTGGGGCTGCTCCTCGCCTGGCCCACCCGTGGCCTGAGCCTGCTCCTCTGGTTGGGCTATCCCTATTTGATCTGGCGAGTCTATCGCTATCGTCGCCAATCCTTTCGCGATCGCCCCACCCATGCCCGCCTCTACGCCGTCTATACCGTCCTCTCCAAACTCCCCCAAGCGATCGGCCAACTGCAATATTGGCTCACCCAATGGCGCGGCAAACAAGCCACCCTGATTGAATACAAAGGATAATAAACCCGGTCTACCTCCGCTTGGGTCATGCCGAGTCGAATCACCTCTTAGCAACTCCCGATGCGTGATATCCAGTTTCACACCGTTCGCCGTACTCTCATGCAGCCCTTTGTACTGCACATTGTCTTACCTATTGTTCTCTTTTGGTTGATCTTGTGGTCACTCGAATTTCCGCCGCCATCTGTGGATGATTTATTCTTTGTTGGCACGGCGGATCATCTGTTTAAAACGGGCGAATTGGTGAACCCCTTATTACGCTTTTGGACAGACCGAGCGGTTGACCACTACTATCTACACACCCCCATTTATCCCTATACCTTAGCCGCGTGGTTTGTCCTCTTTGGCATCAATACCCAGAGTCTTTTACTCTTTCAATGTGTTTGTGCGATCGCTGTTTCCATCGCCACTGCCGCCATCCTGCAACATTACGGTTTCTCTAAACTCGCCTGCCTCCTCACTCCCATTCTCTACAGTACTGTCTGGCTCTCCAACAGTGGCCTACGCCACGATGGTTTTGGGATGGCCCTATTGGCGATCGGGCTATGGCTTTTAATTCAAACAAACCGATGGGCAACGATTGGCGGCTTTTGTTGCGTCGGCCTTTCGGCGTTGGTCTATCCACAATTAATTGCCTATGGAATTCCTTTCACTGGGGGGATATTAATTGAGCGATGGTACAACCTCAAGCAACAGCTTAAAACTCAAACATTCATTCGTCAAACAGTAACAGATCTCATGACAGCAGTGATCATTGTTGGTCTCTTATTTTTGGCACTGATTCAGTTTGACATTCAACGGTTTTTAGCTGATTTTTTATGGCACTCGTCCTTAAGTCGGAGCGAATTTGATCAATTTTTCAGTATTCAAGGATCAATCGCGTTAATCACCCATTACCTAAAGCTTGGCTACAATGCGATTATTTTCGGCGGGCTTTATCTGTTGTATCTGACCTGCATTATCTATCTTTTTATTGCTCACAAGCAGCAATCTGCCTCACTAATCGGCGTAACGATTAGTATCTTTTTAGGATTATTTTTGAACGTATTGATCTATAGCAACAATTGGCTGTATGGATCACTTGATTTTTTTGTTTGGCTTTCAGTTCTCTTGATTTTAACGGAGTCTCAGCAATTCCTTTTTTATGGGGTTGCGATCGCAGTTTTTCTGCTTTATCAAAGCACTGCGATCATTAGCGTAATTGGACAAGAACAGACTCCTGATTCAGACTATCAAGCGATTCACCAAGAGCTTCAAGCTGTTACTGATAAAATCATCGTTATCGATAGTGTTACGGCCCGCTTCGTCTTAGACTATCAAATCCCAGAAAATAGTATTGACTACATCTTTTATGGCCCTGCACCAAAATTCATCCCTGAACAACTAGCGCAGAAAAAAGAGAATGAAGTGTGGATGGTGGGGCGACGTAATGTTTTATTTATGGAGTTATCGGATGAGCAGACGGTGCATCTTTTTGGGCATCAGTTTGGTAGTATTATGCGCTGGCCCAATGAGGTGATCGTATTTCAATAAGTGGGTAAGATCGGGTTGTGAATGGCGTAGGCGTTTGAGCATGAATGAGATCAAAATGAACAGATTAGGCTCGCAGGTTATCAATGATGCCGTTGCTGTGGCGCAGCGAATTTTGTGGGAAATGGGGCGGCGGCGGCGGAGTCTGGTGTTTTGGGGGGTGTTTCCGCTGTCGGTGTTGATTTTGATGGGGGTGATTTTGGCCGATCGCGCTGAACTGCCCCTGTCCTTGGCGTTGGAATTGGCGGCTCCGGCAACCCTGGCGGGGGCGGCGTTGTTTTTTAGCTGCGTCGGCGGTACGGTGGCGACCTTGGTGGCGGAACGGGAACAACAGACCCTGAAACGGTTGTTTCTCTCGCCCTTGAGTGGGGAGGGGTATTTCCTGGGCATCTGTGGGGCCCAGGGGGCGATCGCTCTCGGTCAAACAGTGCTGCTCTATGGTGTGGCGCGGGGGATGGGAGCGCGATTTGTCGGGGCGTGGTGGTTGGGTGTGGTGATTGTTGGGCTGAGTATCTTGGCCTATGTGGGGGTAGGGTTTTTGTTGGGGACGCAATTGGCCCGCCGCACGGAGGATGTCAATACCCTGATCGCCGCGTTTGGTGTACCGTTGCTGATTCTGGGGGGCGCGTTTTTACCCACAATGATTTTTCCGGCATCTCTCCTCACGATCGCCCAATTTAACCCCATCTTTCACATGACCGAGGCCTTAACGGGGGTGTGGGCGGACGGGGCGACCGTGGGTGACATTCGGGATCATCTGAGCATTTTGGCCGGATTTGCGATCGCCATGCTGATCCTTGGTGGGCTGTCCTATCAGCAGATGCTCCGCCGTGAACGTCGGTTTTAGGGACAATGGGGCCGGGGATGCGATCGCCCCAATTCCGTCGCCCTAGACATTAAACCGGAACAACATCACATCCCCCTCCTGCACCACATACTCCTTCCCCTCACTGCGCACCAAACCCTTCTCCTTCGCCGCCGTCATCGAACCCGTCGCCACCAAATCCTCATAGGACACCGTTTCCGCCCGAATAAAGCCCCGCTCAAAATCCGTGTGAATCACCCCAGCGGCTTGGGGCGCGGTCATGCCGGCGATAATCGTCCAGGCGCGGGTTTCTGTCTCTCCCGTCGTTAAATAGGTGCGCAGTCCCAGCAGATCATAGGTCGCTCGGATCAAGGACTTTAAGCCCCCCTCCGTCACCCCAAGGGCATCGAGAAAATCCGCCGCCTCTTCCGCCGACAATTCCACCAATTCCGATTCCACCTGGGCGGAAATAATCACCACCTTGGCGTGTTCCTGGGTTGCCACGGTTTGCACCGCTTCCACCCAAGCATTCCCGCTGGCGAGATCATCCTCGGAAACATTAGTGGCGTAGATAACCGGCTTACGGGTCAGGAGGCCGAGGGATTTAATCAGTTCGGCTTCTTCGGGGTCTAGCTCCACCAGGCGGGCCGATTGTCCCGCATCGAGGGCTGTTTGCAATTTTTGCAGCACTTCGAGTTCCACTTGAGCGTCTTTATTGGCGCGAGCTTGTTTACGGACGCGATCGATGCGGCGTTCGACTTGGAACAGATCCGCCAGGGCAAGCTCCAAATTAATCACCTCAATATCCCGCACCGGATCAACCGAACCCGCCACATGGATAATGTCATCATCATCAAAACAACGCACCACATGGACGATCGCATCCACTTCGCGAATATTCGCCAGGAACTGATTGCCCAGCCCTTCCCCTTGGCTTGCCCCTTTGACCAAACCGGCAATATCGACAAATTCAATGCGAGTCGGGACAATTTGCTTGGATTTGGAGAGATCTCCGAGTACCGTGAGGCGGGGATCAGGAACGGCAACCACGCCGACATTGGGTTCAATGGTGCAAAATGGGAAGTTGGCGGCATCAGCCTTGGCATTGGCGACAAGGGCGTTAAACAGAGTAGATTTTCCAACGTTGGGGAGTCCGACGATTCCGGCTCTGAGCATGGTGAGGATTGAGTGGACAGCAAGTGATCACTATATCTCAATCTGCGATCGCTCCTCGCCCCCACATCCCACGTCTAGGCAAAATGACGGCATTCGTTTTTTGGCTCATCAGAATAAACTATTCTATAGTTGCATTCTTTATGTTGCAATAGTTGCAGGGCGAATTAATTGAGTGCTCGCTCTTCCCATCGTCCATCTCGTTCGGAAATCTGAGGGAAAATTGGTTCAACGGGGTTCACCGTCTTCGCGACTCTGCATTGGCACAGTGGCTAATCATGAAGCTCGTCTGCTCTTTCATGAGGAAAATCTAGCGATTTGGGTGCATCTCAGTGAGGCAATCTTGAACCCACCAGATCATTAGTGTTTTTGGGTAATGTAGCAATCCTTTTTGATTCATGCACAGCCAAGGGGCTTAAGCCCCTTGTTGATGAGGAGATAAGATCTTCGATTGATTTAGGAGCGCTATAGTTTCTGTGACTTCAGTAAAAATTTTAATTTTTGTGATGATCATGCCCGGATGAAATTTGAAGATCAATCAAAATGCCATATCCAGTTAATATTATATGCAGCGAGTAGGATTTCATGCCGGAATTTAATCCTTCTGACTTTTTAATTTTAGTGGTCGATGATCTCAGTCAGAACTTGAAAATAATGGGATCTATTTTAGATCGCCAAGGGTATCGTGTGACGATTGCCCAAAGTGGAGTGCAAGCCATTAACCGTGTGCAACAATCACACCCGAATCTGATTTTATTGGACTTGATGATGCCCGAAATGGATGGCTTACAAGTCTGTAATTATCTTAAATCCACGCCTGAATTTGAAGCCATTCCCATCCTGTTTTTAACGGCAAGCAAAGATAAGGAAGATATTCTCGCTGCCTTTGAAGCCGGTGCTGTGGATTTTATTACCAAACCCTTTATCAAATCAGAGGTCTTGGCTCGGATTAAAACTCAGCTTCAATTGAGCCGCATCCAACAGTCACTCCAAACTCAAAATATTCAACTGGAAAAATTCAGCCATAACCTCAAAACGCTCCATCGTTTAGATACTCGAACCTATGATTCTGTGGCTGCTATTTTTGACGATCATTTAGCGACGGGTTGCCAAATGTTTGGCTTGGCAATGGGTCTGATTACCCGTGTGGAGCGCGATCGCACTCACGTCATTGCCCAAAAAACAACCAATTCGGCTTTGGCTTTGCCCATGGATTACAGCATGGGTCATCTGTCAGAAATTTCTCAAAAAACCTATGCTGTGCTACAGCAGACTCAACCCCAAAATATTGACCCCATTTCCCACCAGTTACCCTTTCCCATTGCCACCTCTTTCAGCACCCCGATCTGGGTGAATGGTCAACTGTTTGGCATGCTCTATTTCGGGGATGAGGAACGGCGAGACTATCCCTTTCAATCCCATGAAGTGGATGTTTTGGAGTTAATGGCGCGGGGCTTGGGCAAGTATATTGCAGTGGATCAACTTGAACAGGAGCGGCAAAAAATTTCAAAGCGGAAAGATGAATTACTGGCGATCGCAGGCCATGAATTACGAACTCCCCTCACTTCAATTTCTGCTGCGGTGCGGCTATTGGCAACGGGAAAGCTGGGCGAGTTCAACCCCCAAGGCCAGCAATTAATTGACATTGCCGCGACGAATATTGATCGATTGATTCGTCTGATTAACAATCTGTTGAATTTAGAACGCTTGGAGTCGGGAGAGTTGCAGATGGATAAAAAGAGCTACGCCATTCTGGAACTGGTGGAACAAGCGATCGCCGCCATGCAGCCCATGGCTCAAAAACAAGAAATTACCCTCAATTATGACAAGATTCCAACGACGTTGAATGTGTGGGCCGATGGCGACCAAATCTTGCAAATTCTCACCAATTTAATCAACAACGCGATTAAGTTTTCTCCTGCCCAGAGTGCTATTACCATTCACACCGAAGTCCAGGATAATCTGGTCAAAGTGCTTGTGAATGATCAAGGGCGAGGCATTGACCCGGAGCAGTGCGATCGCATTTTTGAACGCTTTAAACAGGTTAAAACCGAGGATCAAAATGTGTATAAAGGCACGGGTCTGGGTTTGGCTATTTGTCGAGAAATTATCCGCCAACACCACGGCTCGATTTGGGCGGAAAGTCAAATTAATCAGGGAAGTACCTTCATTTTTACGCTGCCGCAATCTCAGGATTAGAGATGCAGAATCCAGGGGGGGGCTATGCCTGGCCCGCAGCGGGGCAGAGGTCAGCGATCGCACAATGGCCGCAATCCGGTTTCCGCGCCTTGCACACCGCCCGCCCGTGGTAAATCAAGCGAATTGACCAATTTTCCCAGTCCGGTTGGGGGATTAGCTTCATCAAATCCCGCTCGATTTTGACCGGATCGGTTTGTTTCGTTAGCCCTAACCGGGTGCTCAAGCGTTTGACATGGGTATCCACCGTCACCCCTTGGAGGATGCCGAAGGCGTGGGCCAAAACGACATTGGCGGTTTTGCGGGCGACTCCTGGCAAGGTGAGCAGGTCTTCCATGCGTTGGGGGACTTGGCCGTTAAAGTCAGTGACGATTTTGTGGCACGCGCCTTGAATGTGTTTGGCTTTGTTGCGATAGAAGCCGGTGGAGTGGATCAGGGTTTCGAGATGGGTGCGATCGCACCCGGCCAAGGCGATCGCATCAGGATAGGCCGCAAACAGGGCCGGGGTGACAAGATTAACCCGCTCATCGGTGCATTGGGCCGACAGAATCGTCGCCACCAATAGCTGCACCGGGGATTGATAGGTGAGGCTACAGGTGGCATCAGGATAAAGGGAATGGAGCCGCAGCAGGATCGCGTTGGCTCGTTGTTTGGGGAGCGATCGCGCCATTCTAGGGTCGTTCTTGGAACAGGTCTTGCACAATGGCAAGATTCACCGTATCCCGCACAATCAAAAACACCCCTAAACCCATCAACAACACAATCCCCGTTTGCATAATGCCATCTTGAATCCGGCCCGGCAGGGGTTTACCCATCACCCCTTCAATGATCAAAAACGCCAACTGTCCCCCATCTAATGCCGGCAGGGGCAGAATATTGATAATCGCCAGGTTGATACTGATCAACGCCCCGAATTGAAACAAACTACTCAGGTCAGAATCGGCTAAATTTGCGCCAATTTCGACAATTTTCACCGGGCTAGCCACTTGGCCCGCCGTCTCTTGGAAATTACTCACCAACGTCCCGAACCCGATCAAAATCAACCGCGTCAAGCGTTGAAACTCCGTCGCACCGCTGCTAAACGCGCCGATGATGCTGGTGCGTTGGCGGGTGATGTTTTGGTTGGGGGAAAGGGTGACCCCAATTTTACCGAGACCATCCGCGCCCGCTTCCGGGGTGATCGGGAGGGTGAGGGTGTCTTGGTTGCGGCGCACCGTCAAGGTTAGCTCCTGACTGGGGGAAGCCTGGATCGTGGCCATCAAACTGCGCACGGCTTCGGCTTCAGGGGGGAGGGGGGTTTGATCCACGGCGAGGATAATGTCACCGGCTTGGAGGCCGGCTTGTTCGGCGGCATGGACATCGCCCGTGGTCATCACTTCCGGGACAACCACACCGGGATTGAAATGCACTTCGGGAATGCCGACGGTGGCGATCTGCGTCACGAGGAGGACGTAGGCCAAAATCAGGTTGGCAATCACCCCGGCACTAATCACGATCGCACGATCTAGGAGCGGACGATTGCGCAGCAGGTTCGGGTCATCGGGGGGGATTTCACTGTCAGGATCATCATCGGGAAAGCCGACGAAGCCACCGAGGGGAATGGCGCGGAGAGAATATTCAGTTTGAGGGCCTTGGTGACGGAGCAAGACGGGGCCAAACCCGATCGCAAATCGATTGACGTGGATATTTTGCAACCGAGCGGCGGCAAAGTGACCCAGTTCATGCACTGCAATCAGGAGGCCAAGGACGGCGATCGCTGCCAAAACGGACATAGTTTAATTTGTGGGGCTGACTGTACAAAAGACTTAGTGACCCATTGTGACATATCTTTACGCAGGGGGCGATCGGCAGCACCGGGAACGGCCCTGATTTCGCACCCCTTTTTAAAAAAAAATCCGTATTCAAAATCACTCTTTTTTAGATAAAAGTAACAATCGCTACATTTTTGGCTGATTTTTTTCTACACTAGGAGATGAAATGAATTCACCACAATCTCGGAGGATAGCAAGCCATGCTGAATGCGTATACCAAATTTAATCGCCGCACCCATGACGTAATCAGCCACAGTACAGCGTGGGACTGGATGACGGTGCTTTGTGCCAGCACGATTGTGGCTGTGTTAGTGGTTTTACCCCTAACCCAAGTTCGCCAAGCGGGAGTCACTCCCCACGAAGCCACCCTATGGCAAACAACCTTGAGTACGCGGGGGGGACGTTAGGTAGGCGGATGGCCGGCTTAACGTTGGGATAGTACCGGATTAAAGGCTAATGTGCGTTCTTCAGCGGTTGCAGGCACTGAAGACAAATTCCCTTGAACGGGGAAGAGTTGCACCGCACAGGCCTTGAGTTCTGGTTGTAATGAAGTGGGGCAGGCAGCGGCATGGGTGAGGATATTCGCTTCGGTATCATCGCCCCAGAGTGCGCCCCAATGCATCGGTGCAAAGACCGTACCGGGGGCGATCGCTTTCGTCACCTGCGCAGGGAAGCGACAGAAGCCTCGGCGCGATCGCACCTCTAACCAATCCCCATCATTCACCCCCAAGGTGCGAGCATCGCGGGGGTGAATTTCGAGGGTGGGGTGGGGGTGCATTTTGACGATTTTTTCAATGCGGCCGGTGCGAGATTGGGTATGCCAATGGCCGTAGAGTCGCCCCACGGTGAGGACAAAGGGATAGTCTGGGTCGGGGGGTTCGGCAAGGCCGCGTGAATGGAAGGCGGCAAACTGGGCGCGACCGTCGGG
Coding sequences within:
- a CDS encoding nitroreductase family protein, which codes for MPKPTETTYPIHPLIRDRWSPLAFDPRPVEPAKLGSLLEAARWAASCYNEQPWFFLVATADQPAEFERMFSCIVEANQSWAKAASVLMIGVASRTFARNGNENRHGYHDLGAAIANLATQATALDLVVHAMGGFDPDRARELYQIPPSYDPVTAIAVGYQGELRQLPTEQLQQREAAPRSRKPLTDFVFTGQWNQTAPWLARS
- a CDS encoding Mo-dependent nitrogenase C-terminal domain-containing protein; the protein is MTNPAQSYHYTDAQVSVWLRGLLTIAWADGHFDPEEQDLITQLTQDDLAPATDLGDLKPISAAELAQTLGDDPTTAENFMRTAVMMALANGVYSIEESKVVNGFLAALGLEVDALKSLEHTLYDPEKHDLQADDAFVDEALTEEITKAKTPKSGHPPKPAIDPLHPVRDWLDGMDMHDPRVARFICKMVPPQCPFERDVVLFGHKIVHIPPMCKINPLYEQLVGLRFRALSYLADDQGEDITPYI
- a CDS encoding glycosyltransferase is translated as MSRIGVVTIGRNEGDRLIRCLQSLRDRLPDDVPIVYVDSGSTDDSMARAAALGVRTIALDLSIPFTAARSRNTGFYRLLETDPDLDYVQFLDGDCELMAGWIEAAIAHLDANPDCAIVCGRRRERFPDTSPYNRLADMEWNTPVGPAPACGGDSLARVKALQGVNGFNPRLICGEEPEMCIRLRQQGWTIFRLDVDMTLHDAAMTQFKQFWKRSVRGGWAVAEGYVMYGQPPEQYMQRQYKSGWLWGIVVPLLGLLLAWPTRGLSLLLWLGYPYLIWRVYRYRRQSFRDRPTHARLYAVYTVLSKLPQAIGQLQYWLTQWRGKQATLIEYKG
- a CDS encoding ABC transporter permease; the encoded protein is MNRLGSQVINDAVAVAQRILWEMGRRRRSLVFWGVFPLSVLILMGVILADRAELPLSLALELAAPATLAGAALFFSCVGGTVATLVAEREQQTLKRLFLSPLSGEGYFLGICGAQGAIALGQTVLLYGVARGMGARFVGAWWLGVVIVGLSILAYVGVGFLLGTQLARRTEDVNTLIAAFGVPLLILGGAFLPTMIFPASLLTIAQFNPIFHMTEALTGVWADGATVGDIRDHLSILAGFAIAMLILGGLSYQQMLRRERRF
- the ychF gene encoding redox-regulated ATPase YchF; this translates as MLRAGIVGLPNVGKSTLFNALVANAKADAANFPFCTIEPNVGVVAVPDPRLTVLGDLSKSKQIVPTRIEFVDIAGLVKGASQGEGLGNQFLANIREVDAIVHVVRCFDDDDIIHVAGSVDPVRDIEVINLELALADLFQVERRIDRVRKQARANKDAQVELEVLQKLQTALDAGQSARLVELDPEEAELIKSLGLLTRKPVIYATNVSEDDLASGNAWVEAVQTVATQEHAKVVIISAQVESELVELSAEEAADFLDALGVTEGGLKSLIRATYDLLGLRTYLTTGETETRAWTIIAGMTAPQAAGVIHTDFERGFIRAETVSYEDLVATGSMTAAKEKGLVRSEGKEYVVQEGDVMLFRFNV
- a CDS encoding response regulator; this encodes MPEFNPSDFLILVVDDLSQNLKIMGSILDRQGYRVTIAQSGVQAINRVQQSHPNLILLDLMMPEMDGLQVCNYLKSTPEFEAIPILFLTASKDKEDILAAFEAGAVDFITKPFIKSEVLARIKTQLQLSRIQQSLQTQNIQLEKFSHNLKTLHRLDTRTYDSVAAIFDDHLATGCQMFGLAMGLITRVERDRTHVIAQKTTNSALALPMDYSMGHLSEISQKTYAVLQQTQPQNIDPISHQLPFPIATSFSTPIWVNGQLFGMLYFGDEERRDYPFQSHEVDVLELMARGLGKYIAVDQLEQERQKISKRKDELLAIAGHELRTPLTSISAAVRLLATGKLGEFNPQGQQLIDIAATNIDRLIRLINNLLNLERLESGELQMDKKSYAILELVEQAIAAMQPMAQKQEITLNYDKIPTTLNVWADGDQILQILTNLINNAIKFSPAQSAITIHTEVQDNLVKVLVNDQGRGIDPEQCDRIFERFKQVKTEDQNVYKGTGLGLAICREIIRQHHGSIWAESQINQGSTFIFTLPQSQD
- the nth gene encoding endonuclease III, coding for MARSLPKQRANAILLRLHSLYPDATCSLTYQSPVQLLVATILSAQCTDERVNLVTPALFAAYPDAIALAGCDRTHLETLIHSTGFYRNKAKHIQGACHKIVTDFNGQVPQRMEDLLTLPGVARKTANVVLAHAFGILQGVTVDTHVKRLSTRLGLTKQTDPVKIERDLMKLIPQPDWENWSIRLIYHGRAVCKARKPDCGHCAIADLCPAAGQA
- the rseP gene encoding RIP metalloprotease RseP; protein product: MSVLAAIAVLGLLIAVHELGHFAAARLQNIHVNRFAIGFGPVLLRHQGPQTEYSLRAIPLGGFVGFPDDDPDSEIPPDDPNLLRNRPLLDRAIVISAGVIANLILAYVLLVTQIATVGIPEVHFNPGVVVPEVMTTGDVHAAEQAGLQAGDIILAVDQTPLPPEAEAVRSLMATIQASPSQELTLTVRRNQDTLTLPITPEAGADGLGKIGVTLSPNQNITRQRTSIIGAFSSGATEFQRLTRLILIGFGTLVSNFQETAGQVASPVKIVEIGANLADSDLSSLFQFGALISINLAIINILPLPALDGGQLAFLIIEGVMGKPLPGRIQDGIMQTGIVLLMGLGVFLIVRDTVNLAIVQDLFQERP